DNA sequence from the Arthrobacter jinronghuae genome:
CAGCGTGCCGAGGAGCCGGCCCAGATCGGTGCCGCCCACCTGGCGGGTTATCCGCAGGGCTTCAATGATGCGGTCCGCCACCGGATCCGCCAGGTTGTCCTTGAGCCGGGTCAGCGAATCCTCGAAGTTGCCGCCGGACCGATAGTCGGCGGCAAATGTCCGGAAGTATCCCCGCAGCTCCTCCGGGCCGTTCCCGGCCAATTGGATGAGTGCCTCCGGAAGCGACAGGCCAGCACGGATTGCGGAGCGCAGGTGGTCGACGACGTCGGGCCACAGTTCCGCCAGCGAGGCCCTCCTGCGGCGTGCCTGCATCCGCACCAACGCGTAAGGCAGCCCCGCCCCGAAAAGCGCGAAGCAGGCTGCGATGGGTAACGACAGCGTCAGGATGAAAAACAGGAGAAGGACAAAAACGCCCGTGACAGCACAAGCCGCGAGGAGTCCGGCAGCCCTGACCCGTTCGATGCCGGCCTGCCGCAGCAGATCGTCCAGGTATCCGGTTCGACGGCGCCGGGACGGGGTATGGGCTGCCGGGATCCAGCAG
Encoded proteins:
- a CDS encoding type II secretion system F family protein translates to MSAAAGLTLGMGLLLLWQSCWIPAAHTPSRRRRTGYLDDLLRQAGIERVRAAGLLAACAVTGVFVLLLFFILTLSLPIAACFALFGAGLPYALVRMQARRRRASLAELWPDVVDHLRSAIRAGLSLPEALIQLAGNGPEELRGYFRTFAADYRSGGNFEDSLTRLKDNLADPVADRIIEALRITRQVGGTDLGRLLGTLAGFLRENARTRSELLARQSWTVNAARLAVAAPWAVLLLLAARPETAAAYNSAAGATVLVAGIGISVLCYRLMLRIGALPEDVRVLR